Proteins from a single region of Bradyrhizobium diazoefficiens:
- a CDS encoding ABC transporter permease, with protein sequence MTRISPTRIALYVISALVLVYLILPVLIIAPISFSSARFLTFPPPSLSLRWYQQYFANPAWMQATRVTLTVAFLTVVIATPCGVAAAYAISQSKLRIMRVIHMALLLPLVVPIIITAVGIFFVFAKVGLVATLPGLVLANVMLGLPYVVISVLAGMQSFDPAQEMVARSLGMNRLRSFFAVTLPQIKSSVVAGGIFAFISAMDETIVALFISGGQYQPLTKRMFTALRDEIDPTIAAISTLMTAASFILVLLASARQKKAG encoded by the coding sequence ATGACGCGCATCTCGCCCACCCGTATTGCGCTCTACGTCATCAGCGCGCTGGTGCTGGTCTATCTGATTCTGCCGGTGCTGATCATCGCGCCGATCTCATTCTCCAGCGCGCGCTTCCTGACCTTCCCGCCGCCCTCGTTGTCGCTGCGCTGGTATCAGCAATATTTCGCCAATCCGGCCTGGATGCAGGCGACGCGGGTGACGCTGACGGTCGCGTTCTTAACGGTCGTGATCGCCACGCCGTGTGGCGTTGCCGCCGCCTATGCCATCAGTCAATCGAAGCTGCGCATCATGCGCGTCATCCACATGGCGCTGCTGTTGCCGTTGGTGGTGCCGATCATCATCACCGCGGTCGGCATCTTCTTCGTCTTCGCCAAGGTCGGGCTGGTCGCGACCCTGCCGGGACTTGTGCTCGCCAATGTGATGTTGGGCTTGCCTTACGTCGTCATCTCCGTGCTCGCCGGCATGCAAAGCTTTGATCCCGCGCAGGAGATGGTGGCGCGCAGCCTCGGCATGAACCGCCTTCGCAGCTTCTTCGCGGTGACGCTGCCGCAGATCAAATCGAGCGTAGTCGCCGGCGGCATCTTCGCCTTCATCTCGGCGATGGACGAGACCATCGTCGCCTTGTTCATCTCCGGTGGCCAGTATCAGCCGCTGACCAAGCGCATGTTCACTGCGCTCCGCGACGAGATCGACCCGACCATCGCCGCGATCTCGACCTTGATGACCGCAGCGTCGTTCATCCTGGTGCTGCTGGCCAGTGCCCGGCAGAAGAAGGCGGGGTGA
- a CDS encoding ABC transporter permease, which produces MTLVPDPSQKHQRREHGLMLALVSPALLVILLLIVLPVGWLAWQSIYHDGFTLENYRRVFTEDIYWRSFALTFEISLGVTVIALLLGYPVAYLANSVPKGWSILILSLVVLPFWTSVLVRAYAWLALLQRTGVINQFLRYLDVISEPLALVHNTFGTVVATVHILLPFMVLPLYATMQKIPGDLMQAGASLGASPSLTFMRVFLPLSLPGVLAGCTMVFVLCLGFYITPELLGGGRTVMVSMLVSRNVELYNQFGAASAVAVVLLLSVLAIFFVVSRFISLDRVLGQK; this is translated from the coding sequence ATGACACTCGTTCCAGATCCATCGCAGAAGCATCAGCGCCGTGAGCACGGCCTGATGCTGGCGCTGGTGTCGCCGGCGCTGCTCGTGATCCTGCTCCTGATCGTGCTGCCGGTCGGCTGGCTGGCCTGGCAGTCGATCTACCATGACGGTTTTACGCTGGAGAATTATCGCCGGGTCTTCACCGAAGATATCTACTGGCGGAGCTTTGCGCTGACATTCGAAATCAGCCTCGGCGTCACGGTAATCGCGCTGCTGCTCGGCTATCCCGTGGCCTATCTCGCCAATTCCGTGCCGAAGGGGTGGAGCATTCTCATCCTGTCGCTGGTCGTGCTGCCGTTCTGGACCAGCGTGCTGGTGCGCGCCTATGCATGGCTGGCGCTGCTCCAGCGCACCGGCGTGATCAACCAGTTTCTGCGTTATCTCGATGTTATTTCCGAGCCGCTCGCGCTGGTCCACAACACCTTTGGGACGGTGGTTGCCACCGTGCACATCCTCTTGCCGTTCATGGTGCTGCCGCTCTATGCCACCATGCAGAAGATTCCCGGTGATCTGATGCAGGCCGGCGCCAGCCTGGGCGCGAGCCCGTCGCTGACCTTCATGCGCGTGTTCCTGCCGCTGTCGCTGCCGGGTGTGCTGGCGGGCTGCACCATGGTGTTCGTGCTCTGCCTCGGCTTCTACATCACGCCCGAGCTGCTCGGCGGCGGTCGCACCGTAATGGTGTCGATGCTGGTGAGCCGCAATGTCGAGCTCTACAATCAATTCGGCGCCGCGAGCGCGGTGGCGGTGGTGTTGCTTCTCAGCGTGCTTGCGATCTTCTTCGTCGTCAGCCGCTTCATCTCGCTCGATCGGGTGCTGGGGCAGAAATGA
- a CDS encoding ABC transporter substrate-binding protein translates to MTTKRNFALGCALSGALAFGGTAANAADQITFVSQGGAYQQAQTVAILDPSAKKLGITINQDSIPDAWPTIKTQVGSGKPIWDVVDTPTGYCLRGGEQGLIEKLDFSKIPNAAAMPESYRSPYSVSYEFYSSVLAYSQKTFPKDAPNSWVDFWDVKKFPGRRALRNHPIATLEAALMADGVAPDKLYPLDVDRAFKKLEEIKPNITVWWTSGAQSAQLLNDGEVDLEMAWNGRVSAVAKEGAKVAFTYNQGILQSTSLCILKGAPNLDTAVKFLNEAVDPVHQANLPLNIDYGPGNPKAFDTGVIKPERAAQLPSEPANAAKQALMSYTWWSSPAGEAAEKRWASFMQK, encoded by the coding sequence ATGACGACGAAACGGAATTTTGCATTGGGCTGTGCGCTGTCTGGCGCGCTCGCGTTCGGCGGCACTGCGGCTAACGCCGCAGACCAGATCACCTTCGTCTCGCAAGGCGGCGCCTATCAGCAGGCGCAGACGGTGGCGATCCTCGATCCCTCCGCCAAGAAGCTCGGCATCACCATCAACCAGGACTCCATTCCCGATGCCTGGCCGACCATCAAGACCCAGGTCGGCAGCGGCAAGCCGATTTGGGACGTGGTGGACACCCCAACCGGCTATTGCCTGCGCGGCGGCGAGCAGGGGCTGATCGAAAAACTCGACTTCTCCAAGATCCCGAACGCCGCGGCGATGCCGGAATCCTACCGCAGCCCCTACTCGGTGTCCTACGAGTTCTATTCCAGCGTGCTGGCCTACAGCCAGAAGACGTTCCCGAAGGACGCGCCGAACAGCTGGGTCGATTTCTGGGACGTGAAGAAATTCCCTGGTCGCCGTGCGCTGCGAAATCACCCGATTGCCACGCTGGAAGCGGCGCTGATGGCCGACGGTGTCGCACCTGACAAACTCTACCCGCTCGACGTCGATCGCGCCTTCAAGAAGCTGGAGGAGATCAAGCCCAACATCACGGTGTGGTGGACTTCGGGCGCGCAATCGGCGCAGCTCCTCAATGATGGCGAAGTCGACCTGGAGATGGCCTGGAACGGCCGCGTCAGCGCGGTCGCCAAGGAAGGCGCCAAGGTCGCCTTCACCTACAACCAAGGCATCTTGCAGAGCACCTCGCTTTGTATTCTCAAGGGTGCGCCGAATCTCGACACGGCGGTCAAATTTCTCAACGAGGCCGTCGATCCCGTGCACCAGGCCAATCTGCCGCTCAACATCGACTACGGCCCGGGTAACCCCAAGGCGTTCGACACTGGCGTGATCAAGCCCGAGCGCGCCGCGCAATTGCCGAGCGAGCCGGCCAATGCGGCCAAGCAGGCGCTGATGTCCTATACCTGGTGGTCCTCGCCGGCCGGTGAAGCCGCCGAGAAGCGCTGGGCGTCGTTCATGCAGAAGTAA
- a CDS encoding FAD-binding oxidoreductase: MTRDWNALPSVNSLWAATAEPAGEFPVLSGEQQADVVIIGAGYTGLSAAHHIAKSGLSPVVLEANRPGWGASGRNGGVITAKFRLSFREIDAAHGRAMAKRMYELAHESTDMVEELVSEFGITSANLTRTGQVKAAHNETTLKAAIDEANWMTREMGSAAVGILDKHGVRDETGSDIFVGGVLNPGSGGIHPLNYLRGLADGVARRGVPIFQESPVIKLRRDNDGIVAETPQGAVRAKQAIIATNSYSDLTGATADLQRTLIPFRSAIIATEQLPRNLAGKLMPTGRTYTETKRMMRWFRMVDNRVIFGGRGAFGKQDSEAAFDALRKAMVGIFPDLVDVPLAYKWSGLVGMTLDSVPHIGRLDERTLFSMGYNGAGVAMSSLMGRYLAAFVRGETPEIGLLDARRMKSIPFYPLREPAVRMVAGWYQFLDAIGQ; encoded by the coding sequence ATGACACGGGACTGGAACGCGCTGCCATCGGTCAACTCGCTGTGGGCCGCCACGGCGGAGCCGGCGGGCGAATTTCCTGTGTTGTCGGGCGAGCAACAGGCGGATGTGGTGATCATCGGAGCGGGCTATACCGGCCTGTCCGCAGCGCACCACATCGCCAAGAGCGGCTTGTCGCCCGTCGTGCTCGAGGCCAACCGGCCCGGCTGGGGTGCGAGCGGACGCAATGGCGGCGTGATCACCGCAAAGTTTCGCCTGTCGTTCCGCGAGATCGACGCCGCGCATGGCCGCGCCATGGCAAAGCGGATGTACGAGCTTGCGCATGAATCGACCGATATGGTCGAGGAACTCGTCTCCGAATTCGGCATCACCAGTGCGAACCTGACCCGTACCGGCCAGGTCAAGGCCGCGCACAACGAGACCACGCTGAAGGCCGCGATCGACGAAGCCAACTGGATGACGCGTGAGATGGGCTCAGCCGCGGTCGGCATTCTCGACAAGCACGGCGTGCGCGACGAGACCGGTTCCGATATTTTTGTCGGCGGCGTGCTCAATCCCGGGTCGGGCGGCATTCATCCGCTGAACTATCTGCGCGGTCTCGCCGATGGCGTCGCGCGCCGCGGCGTTCCCATCTTCCAGGAATCGCCGGTGATAAAACTGCGGCGCGACAATGACGGCATCGTCGCCGAGACGCCGCAAGGCGCCGTGCGCGCAAAACAGGCGATCATCGCCACCAACAGCTATTCCGATCTGACCGGCGCGACCGCGGATCTCCAGCGCACGCTGATTCCGTTCCGTAGCGCCATAATCGCAACCGAGCAGCTGCCGCGCAATCTCGCCGGAAAGCTGATGCCGACGGGGCGCACCTACACCGAGACCAAGCGCATGATGCGCTGGTTCCGCATGGTCGACAATCGCGTGATCTTTGGCGGCCGTGGCGCCTTCGGCAAGCAGGACTCGGAAGCCGCCTTCGATGCCTTGCGTAAGGCGATGGTCGGCATCTTCCCTGATCTTGTCGATGTCCCGCTCGCCTACAAATGGTCGGGCCTCGTCGGCATGACGCTGGATTCCGTGCCGCATATCGGCCGGCTCGACGAGCGCACGCTATTCTCGATGGGCTACAACGGCGCGGGCGTTGCGATGTCGAGCCTGATGGGCCGTTATCTCGCCGCCTTCGTGCGTGGCGAGACGCCGGAGATCGGGCTGCTCGATGCGCGGCGCATGAAATCCATTCCGTTCTATCCGCTGCGCGAGCCTGCCGTGCGCATGGTCGCCGGCTGGTACCAGTTTCTCGATGCGATCGGTCAGTAA